From Halobacillus sp. Marseille-Q1614, the proteins below share one genomic window:
- a CDS encoding YtxH domain-containing protein: MSNQNQNVKDQEKSAGRDFVFGSLIGGAVGAVVALLLAPKSGKELRGTINESSTEWKARAGEWKDRAVDSSSQFSKNITEKSQELSAKVKDSTKNLQEKVKSGKNNEDEEAEKAAQEVAEAIEEAAQELEQQQNSTTSSNL; encoded by the coding sequence ATGAGTAACCAAAATCAAAATGTGAAAGATCAAGAAAAATCTGCAGGAAGAGATTTTGTATTCGGATCTCTTATCGGAGGAGCAGTAGGAGCAGTCGTGGCACTGCTATTGGCACCTAAGTCAGGAAAAGAGCTTCGTGGCACAATCAACGAAAGCTCCACGGAATGGAAGGCACGTGCCGGCGAATGGAAAGACCGCGCGGTAGATTCTTCTTCCCAGTTCTCTAAAAATATCACTGAAAAATCTCAGGAGCTTAGTGCGAAGGTAAAGGATTCCACTAAGAATCTTCAAGAAAAAGTGAAAAGCGGAAAAAACAATGAAGATGAAGAAGCTGAAAAAGCGGCACAGGAAGTCGCTGAGGCTATTGAAGAAGCAGCACAAGAGCTTGAGCAGCAGCAGAATTCAACTACATCATCAAACCTTTAA
- the ytxJ gene encoding bacillithiol system redox-active protein YtxJ, whose amino-acid sequence MLKLIDTNEKLSKIQEENPIFFLLKHSLTCPISESAKREFEAFCEESSYPCFILHVQESRKLSLSIADTYQVKHESPQVLLFKDNSVVWHDSHWKITQTSLKEEASQL is encoded by the coding sequence ATGCTAAAATTAATTGATACAAACGAAAAGCTGTCTAAAATCCAAGAAGAGAATCCTATTTTCTTTTTATTAAAGCACAGTCTGACATGTCCGATCAGTGAATCAGCCAAGCGTGAATTCGAAGCTTTTTGCGAGGAATCCTCGTATCCTTGCTTTATTTTACACGTTCAGGAGTCAAGGAAACTGAGCCTGTCCATTGCGGATACTTACCAGGTAAAACACGAATCTCCGCAAGTATTATTATTTAAGGATAATTCCGTGGTATGGCATGACAGCCATTGGAAGATTACGCAAACCTCTTTAAAAGAAGAAGCTTCCCAATTATAA
- a CDS encoding bifunctional 3-deoxy-7-phosphoheptulonate synthase/chorismate mutase yields MSNQQLDELRGQLEEVNLQLLNLINKRGELVKDIGQIKEKQGMNRFDPVRERVMFDQITEKNDGPFEDSTVVHLFKEIFKAGLELQEDDHRKALLVSRKKKPEDTIVDIKGDRIGDGKPHFVMGPCAVESYEQVSTVAEAVKKQGIKLLRGGAFKPRTSPYDFQGLGLEGLKILKEAADEHDLAVVSEIVNPADIEKAVEYLDVIQIGARNMQNFELLKAAGSVNKPVLLKRGLSATISEFINAAEYIISRGNGNIILCERGIRTYEKATRNTLDISAVPILKQETHLPVLVDVTHSTGRRDLLLPTAKAALAVGADGVMAEVHPDPAVALSDSAQQMDIPTFENFMKELTK; encoded by the coding sequence ATGAGCAACCAACAACTAGACGAGCTGCGTGGTCAGCTTGAAGAGGTCAATTTACAGCTTTTGAATTTAATTAATAAACGCGGTGAACTGGTAAAGGATATTGGCCAGATTAAAGAAAAACAGGGAATGAACCGCTTCGACCCTGTTAGGGAACGAGTAATGTTCGACCAGATTACTGAGAAAAATGATGGCCCGTTCGAAGATTCAACGGTCGTTCATCTTTTTAAAGAAATCTTTAAGGCTGGACTTGAACTGCAAGAAGATGACCATCGAAAAGCCCTTCTAGTTTCACGTAAGAAAAAACCTGAAGATACGATCGTTGATATTAAAGGTGATCGTATAGGTGACGGCAAACCTCATTTCGTTATGGGGCCTTGTGCTGTAGAAAGCTACGAGCAAGTGTCAACTGTAGCCGAAGCAGTGAAAAAGCAAGGAATTAAGTTATTACGTGGGGGAGCCTTTAAACCTCGTACATCTCCGTATGATTTCCAGGGCCTAGGCCTTGAAGGGTTAAAAATTCTTAAGGAAGCAGCGGATGAGCACGATCTAGCTGTTGTGAGTGAAATTGTAAACCCAGCTGATATTGAAAAAGCAGTAGAGTACCTTGATGTGATTCAAATCGGTGCGCGTAACATGCAGAACTTTGAGTTGCTGAAAGCTGCAGGTTCAGTGAATAAGCCGGTGCTGTTAAAACGCGGATTATCAGCAACCATTTCAGAATTTATCAATGCGGCAGAGTACATTATCTCTCGCGGTAATGGAAATATCATTCTATGTGAGCGAGGCATCCGCACTTATGAAAAAGCGACGCGTAACACGCTTGATATCTCTGCTGTACCGATCCTCAAACAAGAAACGCACTTACCGGTTCTAGTGGACGTTACACACTCAACCGGCCGCAGAGATCTGCTTCTTCCAACCGCTAAAGCGGCTCTAGCAGTAGGCGCAGATGGTGTAATGGCAGAAGTACACCCGGATCCGGCAGTTGCCCTTTCTGACTCGGCTCAGCAAATGGATATTCCAACCTTTGAAAATTTTATGAAAGAACTTACAAAATAA
- the ccpA gene encoding catabolite control protein A → MNVTIYDVAREANVSMATVSRVVNGNPNVKPATRKKVHEAIERLGYRPNAVARGLASKKTTTVGVIIPDISSIFFAELARGIEDIATMYNYNIILSNSDQNKDKELHLINAMLGKQVDGLVFMGGKITDDHIREFKNSPVPVALAATIDETGETPSVNINYEEAAFEATELLLSHNNKKVAFVSGPENTEINSQKIDGYKRALKESNVDVNEDLITTGDYSYDSGLEAFEQLWDASEKPDAIFVSSDEMALGVIHGAQDKGLSVPEDVEVFGFDNTRLATMVRPTLSTVVQPMYDIGAVAMRLLTKFMNKEEVEEQNVTLPHRIIERNSTQGK, encoded by the coding sequence ATGAATGTAACAATATATGATGTAGCAAGAGAAGCAAACGTATCAATGGCCACGGTTTCCCGTGTAGTTAATGGAAATCCTAATGTGAAACCGGCCACACGTAAGAAGGTACATGAAGCCATTGAGCGCCTCGGATATCGTCCGAATGCTGTAGCGCGTGGTCTTGCAAGTAAGAAAACAACCACGGTCGGTGTAATCATTCCGGATATTTCAAGTATCTTTTTTGCAGAGCTTGCAAGAGGAATTGAAGATATTGCGACAATGTATAACTATAACATTATCTTAAGTAACTCTGACCAGAATAAAGATAAGGAACTACACTTGATCAATGCCATGCTTGGCAAGCAAGTGGACGGGCTTGTCTTTATGGGTGGAAAAATTACCGATGACCACATTCGTGAGTTTAAAAACTCCCCGGTACCTGTGGCTCTTGCGGCAACTATTGATGAAACAGGAGAAACACCTTCTGTAAACATCAATTATGAAGAGGCTGCATTTGAAGCTACAGAACTGCTTTTATCCCATAACAATAAGAAAGTTGCTTTCGTTTCAGGGCCTGAAAATACAGAGATTAACTCTCAGAAAATTGATGGCTACAAACGCGCACTTAAAGAAAGTAACGTAGACGTTAATGAAGATTTAATTACAACAGGGGATTATTCTTATGACTCAGGCCTGGAAGCTTTTGAACAGCTTTGGGACGCTTCAGAGAAACCAGATGCGATTTTCGTATCCTCTGATGAAATGGCCCTTGGAGTAATTCATGGAGCGCAGGATAAAGGCTTGTCTGTACCAGAGGATGTTGAAGTCTTTGGATTTGATAACACAAGACTTGCAACAATGGTGCGCCCGACTCTGTCAACTGTTGTTCAACCGATGTATGATATCGGGGCGGTAGCGATGAGACTGCTTACTAAATTTATGAATAAGGAAGAAGTTGAGGAACAAAACGTAACTTTACCTCATCGAATTATTGAAAGAAACTCAACACAAGGAAAATAA
- a CDS encoding OmpA family protein — protein sequence MLEHVPNHVKVEGHTDNRPIATYQYPSNWELSGARAGSVIRFLTSKNDNIDPIRLSAAGFAATRPIAPNDSEENWEKNRRVEIVILTPDFTP from the coding sequence CTGCTTGAACATGTGCCGAATCATGTAAAAGTAGAAGGTCATACAGATAATCGTCCTATTGCTACTTACCAATACCCTTCGAACTGGGAGTTGTCGGGAGCGAGGGCAGGCAGTGTCATACGTTTTTTAACTTCTAAAAATGATAATATAGATCCCATCAGATTATCGGCGGCCGGTTTTGCGGCTACCCGGCCGATTGCTCCTAACGATTCAGAAGAAAACTGGGAAAAGAACCGTCGAGTAGAAATCGTTATTTTAACACCTGACTTTACACCTTAA
- a CDS encoding acetoin utilization protein AcuC: protein MNCESHFVFTDEFTNYKFRDDHPFNQLRVTMTKDLLEKENALKPQQIIAPRMASDEDLKLFHSSAYVEAVKRASQGLLSEEEGFEYGIGTEDTPMFKGMHEASSLLVGSTLSAIDAVINGDTQHALNLGGGLHHGFERKASGFCVYNDGAVGIKYIRKHTNYKVLYVDTDAHHGDGVQWAFYDDPNVCTFSIHETGRYLFPGTGNVNERGLKKGYGYSFNLPIDAFTEDESFLEVYEYAFKEITEYFQPDIIITQNGADAHYLDPLTHLCSTIKIYERIPMIAHELAHKYCSGRWVALGGGGYDIWRVVPRAWSQLWKVMSTGQPFSGQLPAEWVNHWQKAAPVELPTKWEDEDKAYKPIPRKAEITEKNNKILNNCMQFIHNQKKFNSSL, encoded by the coding sequence ATGAACTGTGAATCACATTTTGTATTTACCGATGAATTCACCAATTACAAATTCCGGGACGATCACCCTTTTAATCAGCTGAGAGTGACAATGACAAAGGATTTACTGGAAAAGGAAAATGCACTGAAACCTCAACAAATCATTGCACCGCGCATGGCTTCTGATGAGGACTTGAAGCTTTTTCACAGTTCGGCTTACGTCGAAGCAGTGAAACGCGCGAGCCAGGGTTTATTAAGTGAAGAAGAAGGATTTGAATACGGGATAGGAACAGAAGATACTCCGATGTTTAAGGGCATGCATGAGGCTTCTTCCCTGCTTGTGGGAAGTACTTTAAGCGCGATTGATGCCGTAATTAATGGTGATACACAGCACGCCCTGAACTTAGGCGGCGGGCTTCACCATGGGTTTGAAAGAAAAGCTTCAGGATTCTGTGTATATAATGACGGAGCAGTTGGCATTAAATATATTCGAAAGCATACTAATTATAAGGTGTTATATGTTGATACTGACGCTCATCATGGGGATGGCGTTCAATGGGCTTTCTATGATGACCCTAATGTTTGTACATTCTCTATTCACGAAACAGGTAGATATCTTTTCCCGGGCACCGGTAATGTAAACGAACGAGGCTTGAAGAAAGGCTATGGCTACTCGTTTAATTTACCGATCGATGCTTTTACGGAAGATGAATCTTTTTTAGAAGTCTATGAATACGCTTTCAAAGAAATCACTGAATATTTCCAGCCTGATATCATTATTACCCAGAATGGAGCGGATGCTCATTATTTAGACCCGCTTACCCATTTGTGTTCCACCATTAAGATCTATGAGAGAATTCCAATGATTGCCCATGAGCTTGCCCATAAATACTGCAGCGGACGATGGGTTGCCCTTGGAGGCGGCGGCTACGATATTTGGAGGGTTGTCCCTCGAGCATGGTCCCAATTATGGAAGGTGATGAGCACAGGCCAGCCTTTTTCAGGGCAACTTCCCGCCGAATGGGTGAACCATTGGCAGAAAGCCGCGCCTGTTGAATTACCGACAAAATGGGAAGACGAAGACAAAGCATACAAACCTATACCAAGAAAAGCAGAAATCACTGAAAAGAATAATAAAATACTAAATAACTGTATGCAGTTCATTCATAATCAGAAAAAGTTTAATTCATCTTTATGA
- a CDS encoding acetoin utilization AcuB family protein — protein MLVEEVMKREVITLTPADSIATAVKLLNQHHIRHIPIVDDKNCVVGIVSDRDVRDASPSILDKNAQDEAVQLRNPIETIMTSPVTTVHPLDFVEEIASIFYEQEIACVPVMKNDKLVGIVTEKDMLHTLIQLTGTHVQSSQIEIKVPNKPGMLPQVMQIFGKRKVNISSVLIYPYQADSFYKIIVVRIQTMNPLPTIQDLKDADYEVLWPKNPGDPS, from the coding sequence ATGCTTGTTGAAGAAGTTATGAAGCGAGAAGTCATTACATTGACACCTGCAGATTCTATCGCTACAGCTGTTAAATTGTTAAATCAGCATCACATTCGCCACATCCCCATCGTAGACGATAAAAACTGTGTCGTCGGCATCGTTTCCGACCGTGATGTACGGGATGCCAGTCCATCTATCTTGGACAAGAATGCACAAGACGAAGCTGTGCAGCTGCGCAACCCTATTGAAACAATCATGACATCTCCGGTAACAACCGTACACCCGTTAGATTTTGTTGAAGAGATCGCCTCTATTTTTTATGAGCAGGAAATCGCCTGTGTACCCGTAATGAAAAATGACAAGCTAGTAGGCATTGTCACGGAAAAAGATATGCTTCACACGCTGATTCAGTTAACCGGTACCCACGTTCAAAGTTCTCAAATAGAAATTAAAGTCCCAAACAAGCCGGGGATGCTTCCACAAGTAATGCAGATCTTCGGAAAAAGAAAAGTTAATATCAGCTCTGTTCTTATCTATCCTTATCAAGCAGATTCTTTTTATAAAATTATAGTTGTCCGAATCCAGACGATGAATCCTTTACCAACAATTCAAGACTTAAAAGATGCTGATTATGAGGTATTATGGCCTAAAAATCCGGGGGACCCCTCATGA
- a CDS encoding GNAT family N-acetyltransferase, with product MEHIKTFYEQTFEINNGSMTIQGPLSSQELSRYSFHEDLNAFRPPAKQFEALKSIADFPEGRIIAATHNDMIVGYVTYLHPDPMERWSEGNMENLIELGAIEVAPEFRGYRVGSRLLELSMHDEYMENYIIISTEYYWHWDLKGTRLSIWNYRKVMEKMMGAGGLTPAPTDDPEIISHPANCLMVRIGKNVPEESIEQFDELRFLTRNKYRKARGEV from the coding sequence ATGGAACATATTAAAACATTTTATGAGCAGACTTTTGAGATTAACAACGGTTCAATGACTATCCAAGGTCCCCTTTCCTCGCAAGAGCTAAGCCGATACTCTTTTCACGAAGACTTAAATGCTTTTCGCCCTCCTGCCAAACAGTTTGAGGCCTTAAAGAGTATTGCCGACTTCCCAGAAGGAAGAATCATTGCCGCTACACACAATGATATGATCGTTGGATATGTAACCTACCTTCACCCAGACCCTATGGAGCGCTGGTCGGAAGGAAATATGGAAAACTTAATCGAACTGGGAGCTATTGAAGTGGCCCCGGAGTTTAGAGGTTACCGAGTAGGCTCCAGGCTGCTGGAATTATCGATGCATGACGAATATATGGAGAATTATATTATTATTTCTACAGAGTACTACTGGCATTGGGATTTAAAAGGCACTCGCTTAAGCATTTGGAACTATCGTAAAGTGATGGAGAAAATGATGGGTGCTGGCGGCCTGACCCCTGCACCGACAGACGATCCTGAAATCATTTCCCACCCTGCCAACTGTTTGATGGTTCGAATCGGAAAAAATGTGCCCGAAGAATCTATTGAACAGTTTGATGAACTGCGCTTTTTAACGAGAAACAAATATCGAAAAGCAAGGGGAGAAGTTTAA
- a CDS encoding transglycosylase domain-containing protein: MSKKPNNKINWKAIKAKTTTLWGETLRKSRSLWERSRPLVKSLWGKTQSLWGNGTIQKNFRIGYDVVWNVILFFILIGIIGLFFAGGVGAGYFASLVKDQPAQSPEEIQSEIYNYEETSQVYFAGEELLGEVRTDLYRDEISLDQVDKNLKNAVIATEDEYFETHDGVVPKAVLRAIVQEATNSAVKTGGSTLTQQVVKNQILTNEVSFERKAKEILIAMRIEKFFEKEEILEAYLNIVPFGRNANGDNIAGVKTAAEGIFGVGPDELSIAQAAFIAGLPQNPFSYTPFLNNGEVKSDENLQAGIERMHEVLSRMYSAGYISKEEYDKAMKFDLKENLREPSSRAREKYPFLVTEANKRAKDKMVAYLAEKNGDSLKDIRGDEELKAEYETLAERELSSGGYKIHTTIDKEVYEVMQKIKDNYTNYDSTRTVTVEEEGETVTKEMPVEVGSTLIENSTGKILGFIGGRDHNREQVNHATQARRSPGSTMKPLTAYGPGIDMGEIHPGSVFTDVPYQYPGTDTDVGNYGGGYNGFVSAREALKRSLNIPAVKSYTSILDKNPGEYLSKMGFSTIPEEAYQYPSLALGSAEVINEEMTNAYAAFGNMGNFVDAYMIEKIETKEGEVIYEHEAKDTEVFSPQASYLTIDMMRDVLSSGTASGLKGQLTHPGVDWAGKTGTSQDYKDAWFIATNPNVTMSMWMGYDYNERLNRNGYSSRNTGLWARVVNAVTEIRPELMAPSASFERPGGIESKSYCATSGLLASDLCSSAGLSRSDLYISKFAPTKKDDSLTSGDFVEIKGDLYPAGSDTPGEFIINEGGGVTLSPEFIEENNYDSPEILKHLIPDDWDNVAISSSGSSGGGTVENDNSNPSAPGNVSTGSSRLSWSHSSSDDVVGYRIYRAGTSGGSFSQVGSTRGTSFSLEGDGVYAVRAVDYFGQSSGLSSTVEVGNTEPSNENSGSNNSDSNNNDSESEENGESSSSDTSSEGEESEGDSSAEDEQSEENSEEANTTSEDQNEETESEEESSEDTSNEDSADPEESENTQ, translated from the coding sequence ATGTCGAAAAAGCCAAATAATAAAATAAATTGGAAGGCCATTAAGGCGAAAACTACTACCTTATGGGGAGAAACGTTGAGAAAATCCCGATCCTTATGGGAAAGATCAAGGCCTTTAGTGAAGTCTTTATGGGGAAAAACTCAGTCCCTATGGGGAAACGGCACGATCCAGAAAAATTTCAGAATTGGATACGATGTTGTTTGGAACGTCATTTTATTTTTTATTTTAATCGGAATCATAGGTTTATTTTTTGCCGGCGGTGTAGGAGCGGGTTATTTCGCTTCACTTGTTAAAGACCAGCCTGCACAAAGCCCGGAAGAAATTCAGTCAGAAATTTATAATTATGAAGAAACATCACAAGTATATTTCGCCGGGGAAGAATTACTCGGTGAAGTACGCACAGACCTTTACCGTGATGAAATCTCACTTGATCAAGTGGATAAAAACTTAAAGAATGCGGTCATCGCTACAGAAGATGAGTATTTTGAAACCCACGATGGTGTCGTCCCAAAAGCCGTATTGCGGGCGATCGTTCAAGAGGCTACGAACTCTGCTGTTAAAACGGGAGGAAGTACATTAACTCAGCAGGTCGTTAAAAACCAGATACTCACAAATGAAGTCTCTTTTGAACGAAAAGCAAAAGAAATACTTATTGCTATGCGTATCGAAAAGTTTTTTGAAAAAGAAGAAATACTTGAAGCTTACTTAAACATTGTGCCATTTGGCAGAAATGCAAATGGAGATAACATAGCAGGTGTAAAAACAGCAGCTGAAGGAATCTTTGGTGTCGGTCCTGATGAACTTTCAATTGCCCAGGCTGCTTTTATAGCTGGTTTACCCCAGAATCCATTCAGCTATACACCTTTTCTAAACAATGGAGAAGTTAAGTCTGATGAAAACCTCCAAGCCGGCATTGAGCGAATGCACGAAGTTTTAAGCCGTATGTACAGCGCTGGATATATCTCTAAAGAAGAATACGATAAAGCAATGAAATTTGACTTGAAAGAAAACCTTCGGGAACCTTCCTCAAGAGCTAGAGAAAAATATCCATTCTTAGTAACAGAAGCCAACAAGCGGGCTAAAGATAAGATGGTTGCATATTTAGCTGAAAAAAATGGAGATTCATTAAAAGATATCCGCGGGGATGAAGAGCTTAAAGCTGAGTATGAAACGCTTGCTGAACGCGAACTGAGCTCAGGCGGATATAAGATTCATACGACCATTGATAAAGAAGTATATGAAGTTATGCAGAAAATAAAAGACAACTATACGAACTATGACAGCACCCGCACCGTTACTGTTGAAGAAGAAGGAGAAACAGTAACGAAGGAAATGCCTGTTGAAGTCGGAAGTACACTTATTGAAAACTCGACTGGTAAAATCCTTGGATTCATTGGGGGACGCGACCATAACCGGGAGCAGGTTAATCACGCGACCCAAGCCAGAAGATCTCCGGGAAGTACAATGAAGCCGTTGACCGCTTATGGACCGGGAATCGATATGGGCGAAATCCATCCTGGATCTGTATTTACTGATGTCCCTTATCAATATCCTGGGACAGATACTGATGTCGGCAACTATGGCGGCGGCTACAATGGATTTGTTTCGGCACGAGAAGCTTTAAAGCGGTCGTTGAACATCCCGGCTGTTAAATCCTATACTTCTATTCTGGATAAAAATCCTGGTGAATACTTATCCAAAATGGGATTCTCTACTATTCCAGAAGAAGCTTATCAATATCCTTCTCTGGCTTTAGGTTCTGCTGAAGTAATTAACGAGGAAATGACTAATGCTTATGCTGCTTTCGGAAACATGGGTAATTTTGTCGATGCTTATATGATTGAGAAAATCGAGACGAAAGAAGGCGAAGTTATTTACGAACACGAAGCTAAAGACACAGAAGTGTTCAGCCCTCAGGCATCCTATCTCACTATAGATATGATGCGCGATGTATTATCATCCGGTACGGCATCTGGACTTAAAGGACAACTGACCCACCCAGGTGTCGACTGGGCAGGTAAAACCGGTACATCTCAAGATTATAAAGATGCCTGGTTTATTGCAACAAACCCTAACGTAACGATGAGCATGTGGATGGGATATGATTACAATGAAAGATTAAATCGAAATGGATACAGCTCAAGAAATACTGGGCTATGGGCTAGGGTTGTTAATGCGGTTACAGAAATCCGGCCTGAACTTATGGCACCGAGTGCCAGCTTTGAGCGTCCAGGCGGAATTGAATCGAAATCTTATTGTGCTACTTCTGGATTGTTAGCCTCTGACTTGTGCTCATCTGCAGGGTTATCAAGAAGTGACCTATATATTTCTAAATTCGCTCCAACGAAAAAAGATGACAGCTTAACAAGCGGTGACTTTGTAGAAATTAAAGGAGATCTTTATCCTGCCGGCAGCGACACTCCTGGAGAATTTATTATTAATGAAGGTGGTGGAGTCACTCTGTCCCCTGAATTTATAGAAGAAAACAATTATGATTCTCCGGAAATTCTCAAGCATTTAATCCCTGACGACTGGGATAACGTTGCTATTTCTTCTTCAGGATCGTCTGGGGGAGGAACGGTTGAAAATGATAATTCGAATCCATCAGCACCTGGTAATGTGTCCACGGGCTCATCCCGGCTTTCCTGGTCCCATTCTTCCAGTGATGATGTTGTAGGTTATCGCATCTATCGGGCAGGTACTTCGGGCGGATCTTTCTCTCAAGTCGGGTCCACACGTGGAACAAGCTTCAGTCTGGAAGGAGACGGCGTTTATGCTGTCCGGGCAGTAGACTACTTCGGTCAGTCTTCCGGCCTTTCTTCTACTGTAGAAGTTGGAAACACTGAACCATCCAATGAGAACAGTGGATCCAATAATAGTGACTCCAATAACAATGATTCTGAAAGTGAGGAAAATGGCGAGAGCAGCAGTTCTGACACTAGTTCAGAAGGTGAGGAATCAGAAGGTGATTCCTCTGCTGAAGACGAACAGTCTGAAGAAAATTCTGAGGAAGCAAATACCACTTCCGAAGATCAGAACGAAGAAACTGAGTCTGAAGAGGAGTCTTCCGAAGATACATCCAATGAGGATTCTGCTGACCCTGAAGAATCCGAAAATACTCAATAA
- the tyrS gene encoding tyrosine--tRNA ligase, producing MDILQDLEKRGLINQVTDEEGLRKHLNEKQVTLYCGFDPTGSSLHIGHLLPILMLKRFQLAGHRPIALVGGGTGMIGDPSGRSTERQLNSAEVVLGYSESIKNQLAKLLNFDEGTNAAVARNNHEWLSEMTIIDFLRDTGKHFGINYMLAKDSVESRIESGISFTEFSYMILQSLDFKKLNDKEDCTLQIGGSDQWGNITAGLELIRRSAAGEKETEAYGLTMPLITKADGSKFGKTAGGAIWLDPEQTSPYEFYQFWINADDRDVVKFLRYFTFLSHEEIAELEKEVETQPEKRAAQKRLAEEMTKLVHDEEALKQAQRITEALFSGDIKALTGEEIEQGFKDVPAFETEEKEASLIELLVQAGISSSKRQAREDIKNGAVYINGERNQDLQHTITAEDRIEDRFTIIRRGKKKYFLIRYTS from the coding sequence ATGGATATTCTACAGGATTTAGAAAAACGAGGACTCATTAATCAAGTAACAGATGAAGAAGGATTAAGAAAGCATTTAAATGAAAAGCAAGTGACGTTATACTGCGGGTTCGACCCGACAGGAAGCAGTCTTCATATTGGGCACCTGCTGCCGATCCTTATGCTGAAAAGGTTTCAATTAGCTGGTCACCGTCCAATCGCTTTAGTTGGCGGCGGAACAGGAATGATTGGTGATCCAAGCGGACGTTCTACAGAAAGGCAGTTGAATTCAGCAGAAGTTGTTTTAGGATACAGTGAAAGTATTAAAAACCAATTGGCTAAACTGCTTAATTTCGACGAGGGAACGAATGCGGCGGTTGCCCGTAACAATCATGAGTGGCTTTCAGAAATGACCATTATTGATTTTCTCCGCGACACAGGAAAGCACTTTGGGATAAATTACATGCTGGCAAAAGACTCAGTGGAGTCCAGGATCGAAAGCGGCATTAGCTTCACTGAGTTTTCTTACATGATCCTGCAGTCATTAGACTTTAAGAAATTGAATGATAAAGAAGACTGTACTCTTCAGATCGGTGGAAGCGACCAGTGGGGAAATATTACAGCTGGACTTGAACTTATCCGCCGTTCAGCTGCCGGTGAAAAAGAAACGGAAGCTTACGGTTTAACAATGCCTTTAATTACAAAAGCGGACGGCTCCAAATTTGGGAAAACAGCAGGAGGAGCGATCTGGCTGGATCCGGAACAGACTTCTCCTTATGAATTTTACCAATTCTGGATTAACGCCGATGACCGCGATGTCGTGAAGTTTTTAAGATACTTCACTTTCCTTTCCCATGAGGAAATCGCTGAACTTGAAAAAGAAGTAGAGACTCAGCCTGAAAAGAGAGCAGCTCAAAAGCGTCTTGCCGAGGAAATGACAAAGCTTGTCCACGATGAAGAAGCCCTTAAGCAGGCGCAGCGCATTACAGAAGCACTGTTTAGCGGTGACATTAAAGCTTTGACAGGTGAAGAAATAGAACAAGGGTTTAAAGATGTTCCGGCTTTTGAAACTGAAGAAAAAGAAGCATCCTTAATTGAATTGCTTGTACAGGCAGGAATTTCATCATCCAAACGTCAAGCGAGAGAAGATATTAAAAATGGGGCCGTTTATATCAATGGGGAAAGAAATCAAGATCTTCAGCATACAATTACGGCAGAAGACAGGATAGAAGACAGATTTACAATCATTCGAAGAGGGAAGAAGAAATACTTCCTCATTCGCTACACTTCCTAA
- the rpsD gene encoding 30S ribosomal protein S4: MARYTGSTWKKSRRYGISLSGTGKELDKRPYAPGQHGPNQRKKLSEYGLQLQEKQKLRFMYGLTERQFRRLFEEAGNMKGIHGENFMILLESRLDNLVYRLGLARTRSQARQLVNHGHVTVDGGRVDIPSYRVKPGQVIGLREKSQNLDIVQEAVEVNNFVPEYVTFDEEKRQGTYSRLPERSELPAEINEALIVEFYSR, from the coding sequence ATGGCACGTTATACAGGTTCTACCTGGAAAAAATCACGTCGTTATGGCATTTCTTTAAGCGGAACTGGTAAGGAGCTAGATAAGCGCCCTTACGCTCCAGGACAACACGGTCCAAACCAACGTAAAAAACTTTCTGAATATGGTCTTCAGCTTCAAGAGAAGCAGAAGCTTCGTTTCATGTACGGATTGACTGAGCGTCAATTCCGCCGTCTGTTTGAAGAAGCAGGTAACATGAAAGGAATTCACGGTGAGAACTTCATGATTCTTCTTGAATCTCGCCTGGACAACCTGGTGTACCGTTTGGGACTTGCTCGTACTCGCTCTCAAGCGCGTCAGCTAGTTAACCACGGCCACGTAACTGTAGATGGCGGCCGCGTAGACATCCCGTCTTACCGTGTGAAGCCTGGTCAGGTTATTGGTCTTCGTGAAAAATCTCAAAATTTAGATATCGTACAGGAAGCTGTTGAAGTAAACAACTTTGTTCCTGAATATGTAACTTTTGATGAAGAAAAACGTCAAGGAACGTATTCCCGTCTTCCTGAGCGTTCTGAGCTTCCAGCTGAAATCAACGAAGCTCTTATCGTTGAATTCTACTCTCGTTAA